The Synergistota bacterium sequence CACCTATAAGCTGAGATAACAATTGTCCCCAACCACCGTAAAGCAAACCAGTAACATAAGGAGGCTCGATAGAGTAAACACCATACGTTCCATCTGCAAAAATACCTACACTCAAAAAACCCCATAAACCACATACTCCATGGACACTGACTGCCCCAACAGGATCATCTATTCCCCAATTATCTAAACACTTAACACTCGCATACATAAGAACTCCAGCAATGATCCCTATCAAAACAGAAGCCCATCCCTCAACCCAAGCACAAGGAGCAGTTATAGCAACCAAACCTGCAATTACACCATTTAAAGCCATGGTTATATCCCACTTCTTAGTTTTTAAATAAGAAACAATCAAAGCAGCTAATCCCCCAGCTGCAGCAGCTAGGTTTGTATTTACAGCTATAACCGAAATTCTTAAATGATGAGCACTATATGTGCTTCCAGGATTAAAACCAAACCATCCAAACCACAAAATAAAGACTCCTAAAGCAGCTAAAGATACACTATGACCAGGGATGGCTTGAGGAACGCCATTTTTATACTTACCATACCTTGGACCTAAAACTATAGTTCCAGCTAATCCTACTAATCCACCAAGAGCATGTACCACTCCACTTCCTGCAAAATCTAAAACCCCTAAACCAAAAGGAAGTTTGGAGAGCCAACCTCCTCCCCACACCCAGTGTCCATATATCGGATAAATAATGCTGCTAACTACAATTGTATAAATAAGATATGCACTAAACTTTAGCCTCTCCGCAACAGCACCAGAAACAATAGTTGCAGCAGTGGCACAAAATACCAACATCCAAAACATGTTAAGATATTTACTCACATCATAATAATCTCCCAACATAAACCAACCCTTTATACCAATCAATCCGTACCAATCATCTCCCATCATCAAAGCATACCCGAAGGCAAAAAATATTAGAGAACCTAAAACAAAATCAATCAAATTTTTAGCTATAAGATTAGTAACATTTTTTGCCCTACAAAACCCTGCTTCCAACATAGCAAAACCAGTCTGCATGAACATAACAAGAAAAGCGCATACCAAGATCCAAACGTAATCAACAGGCATAACAGAATTTCCCCTTAAAGTTTCCAAGCCAGTTGGATCCTTCGCATAAGAAATACACTCCCCAAACACCATATTCATAATTAAGTATACTAAACACTTTTTAAGTATCTTCACCCTTATCACCTCTCCCTTCTTAAAACTTTTCAACATTTATAATAGGGAAAGGTTACACAAAATTTACCCCAACTTTACAAAAACGTTAAAAATAATCAATATGCATAAAGCCTTCCATAAGGACGGTGCGATTGAGGATAAAGCTTAATAAAAGGCTTATTCGTTATTACATTAAAATCAAGAGAAAAGTACTCACAGAAGTCTTTTAAATGTTTTTCAAACAACTTAAAATCTTCATCCTTTGCAACAGTTACACCTACTTCTCTACCCCAAATTACATTTTCTACGCTTCCTCGAATAAATATGCTTCCCCCATGCATTCCAGTCCCAACAAAATCTCCTACCACTCTTCTCTCGTCAGAATCCAACCCTAGAACTACTATTAAGCCTCCAGCCATATATTCTCCTAAAAAATCACCTGTAGATCCTCCTATTACTATAACAGGAAAATGCTCCTTATAAGCTTTCATATGTATACCTACCCTATACCCAACGTTCCCTTTTACAAATATTCTTCCACCCCTCATGGAATAACCTACTATATCACCAGCATCACCGCAAATCACCACCTCTCCGGAATTCATGGTATTACCAACCCCATCTTGAGCATTCCCTAAAACTATAATCTTAGAACCATCCATAAACGCCGCTAAGTCATTACCCGGGGTGCCTTTTATGAATATGCCTACGTTTTCTTCACTTAAACCACACCCTATATACCTTTGTCCAATAACATTATCAATAAAAATTTCTTTAACTCCACTCTTTATAGCATCATGAATCATTTCATTCAAAATTCTATAGTGAAGACCATCCGCACGTATTAAATAATCTATCTTCTCCATTTTCCCCATAAAGCTCATACTTCAATCACCTCTCCCACAACCATATGTTTTCTATAATTTTTAGGTAGAACTAAAAAACCAAAATCATCTTTAAGTAATTCCTCTTTAAAAGGAGAAACCTCTAAACCAAACCTCAAAAGTCCAAGAAATATCCCTGCTCTATCTATTCTTCCCAAAAAAATACCCCCTATTACTTTTCCATCTTTTATCACTATCTTACGATATAAAGGTGCTTTACTTTCCTTTCTCACTAAAACTTCGTACCCGTCTAGGTCAACGGGATTGGATATTCCAAAGGATATTACGGGAATACCGGCTATTTCAACTGAATTCATCGCAAAAAGCCCATCATATTTGGTTTCCTTTCCAGCCATATTAAATCCCGCAACCCTACCTTGACGAAAAGCCACTGGCCATAAGGCTAATACCTCACTATTCGAATTTAAAAAACTTTTCGCTTGAACAACGTCTCCAGCTGCATATATCTCTTTTATATTGGTTTGCATATAATCATTTACAACGATTCCCCTATCATAATTTATAGGAGTATCTTTTATTAGATCCAAATTGGGCCTTACTCCAATAGCGATAACAAGGAGTGCAGTTTCAATCATCTCTCCACTTCTCAAATACACTTTTTTCAAAATCCCATTATCACCAGAAACAGAAACAATCGTATCCTCCTTCACCACACTACACCCCAAGTTTGCTAAAGCTCTTTCTAATATGCCAGATGCCTCGATGTCCAAAGTGTTCGGAAGAATTCTATCAGCAAGCTCTATAATAGTAACCCTCATCCCTCTCGCCACAAGACCTTCTGCTGCCTTAAGTCCTATTAATCCTCCCCCTAAAACCACAGCAGAATTTATGTTATTTAACTTTATATAATCAAGCATAGCCTTTGTATCAGAAAGCTTCGTAAAAGTAAAGATCCCATCTTTTATATCATTAATACCACCTATTGTAGGAATTATGGGCTTACCACCTGTGGATATAAGCAATTTTTCAAATCTTATAACTGTTTCATCGGATAAAAAAACTAAACGCTCGTTAACATTAAGCTTCTGAGCTTTTTTCCCTAAAATTAGCTTTACACCATTTTTAGAGTAAAAATCTTTTTCTCTAAAGTAGATATTTCCTTCGTCTATCTTACCTCCAAGATAGTAAGATATCAGTGGTCTAGAATAGTTATAAACTTTTTCATCGGAAACCACAGTTAAAGAACCATTTTTGTCCTCTTCTCTTATAGATTCGATAGCTGCTATAGCAGCTACCGAATTTCCAACTATTAAATATTTACTTTCCATCAGTTAAACCCTCCTTCGATACTTTCTTACCCATATAATCAACCAAAACAAGAGCTTCATTAGGACAATGTTCAACACACGCAGGAAAACCAGCATCAATACACAAATCGCACTTAGAGGCAACCTTTTTCTCCTCGTGATCCGGCTTTATAACGCCATAAGGGCAAACCATTATACACATCCAACATCCTACGCACTTACTCCTATTATTTAAAATCTTACTAGTCACAGGATCCCTATACATAGCCCCACTAATACAAGCTTCGATGCAAGGAGCATCTTCACAATGCCTACATTGAAGGGCAAATGAAGTTGGCCCCCTTTCTTCAAAACATATGCCAGAAACAGGTCTGGGTTCCTCTCCTTTAAAAACCTTTAAAATATTCTTAGACTTAGAGTGCTGAACTACACAATGAACTTCACATAACCTGCACCCCATGCAATACTCCTCTTTCGCAAGAATTCTCTTAAATTTTTCTACCATTGCTCTCCCACGCATTTTACTCCTAATAACCCCCTTTCGGTTTCCGTCAAACCAACAGCCCTCAACTGCTCCCTATTCCCCCTTAGGGACTCTATAGCATTTATTCCCATTCCACCCAACATTTCTTTGATTTCCAAAGACCAAGCTCTCAAAAGGTTATAAGCCCTCTTGGCACCTATATCGGGATTTAATCTCTTTGTGAGATACGGATCCTGAGTAGCTATTCCCCAATTACACCTACCGGTGTAACACTTCTGACACAAGTGACACCCTAAAGCGATCAAAGCTGCAGTAGCTATATAAACAGCATCAGCACCTAATGCTATAGCTTTTATAACATCAGCTGAACTTCTAAACCCCCCAGCAGCTATTATGCTTGCACAATGCCTTATACCTTCCTCTCTAAGTCTTTGATCTACAACAGCTATAGCCATCTCTATAGGTATACCAACGTTGTCCCTTATAACTGTAGGAGCCGCTCCTGTACCACCTCTTATACCGTCTATAACTACAAAATCCGCACCTGCTCTTACTATTCCAGAAGCAATAGCTGCAACATTATGAACTGCTGCTATCTTAACCCCAACAGGTTTTTTATACCTCGTAGCCTCTTTAAGAGCGAAAATCAGCTGTCGTAAATCTTCTATAGAGTAAATATCATGGTGTGGTGCAGGACTAATAGCATCACTTCCTACAGGAATCATCCTCGTCTTTGACACTTCCTCACTTACTTTCTCTCCCGGAAGATGTCCACCAATACCAGGTTTAGCCCCCTGACCTATTTTTATCTCTATAGCAGCACCTACTTCTAGATACTCTTTGTTAACTCCGAAACGCCCAGAAGCAACCTGAACTATAGCTCTATCAGCATAAGGTTTAAGCTCTGAATGTAATCCCCCTTCACCAGTGTTCCAATACGTTCCGAAATTACAGGCAGCCTTAGCCAAAGACTTACAAGCATTTAAAGAGATAGAACCATAACTCATTGCAGAAAACATTATAGGTACCTCAAGCTCAAGC is a genomic window containing:
- a CDS encoding FAD-dependent oxidoreductase codes for the protein MESKYLIVGNSVAAIAAIESIREEDKNGSLTVVSDEKVYNYSRPLISYYLGGKIDEGNIYFREKDFYSKNGVKLILGKKAQKLNVNERLVFLSDETVIRFEKLLISTGGKPIIPTIGGINDIKDGIFTFTKLSDTKAMLDYIKLNNINSAVVLGGGLIGLKAAEGLVARGMRVTIIELADRILPNTLDIEASGILERALANLGCSVVKEDTIVSVSGDNGILKKVYLRSGEMIETALLVIAIGVRPNLDLIKDTPINYDRGIVVNDYMQTNIKEIYAAGDVVQAKSFLNSNSEVLALWPVAFRQGRVAGFNMAGKETKYDGLFAMNSVEIAGIPVISFGISNPVDLDGYEVLVRKESKAPLYRKIVIKDGKVIGGIFLGRIDRAGIFLGLLRFGLEVSPFKEELLKDDFGFLVLPKNYRKHMVVGEVIEV
- a CDS encoding glutamate synthase-related protein — its product is MAKARYRSEFNVERDESKCIHCQVCVRMCAFDVHSYYPEMNLVISDSTKCVGCHFCEDLCPTSAIAIVGNQLRIRSNFHWSDRDVYDLIKQAETGGILLSGMGCDRPYRDYFRHLVLNAAQVTNPSIDPIREPMELKTFLGRKPDRFMSSIPPQLELEVPIMFSAMSYGSISLNACKSLAKAACNFGTYWNTGEGGLHSELKPYADRAIVQVASGRFGVNKEYLEVGAAIEIKIGQGAKPGIGGHLPGEKVSEEVSKTRMIPVGSDAISPAPHHDIYSIEDLRQLIFALKEATRYKKPVGVKIAAVHNVAAIASGIVRAGADFVVIDGIRGGTGAAPTVIRDNVGIPIEMAIAVVDQRLREEGIRHCASIIAAGGFRSSADVIKAIALGADAVYIATAALIALGCHLCQKCYTGRCNWGIATQDPYLTKRLNPDIGAKRAYNLLRAWSLEIKEMLGGMGINAIESLRGNREQLRAVGLTETERGLLGVKCVGEQW
- a CDS encoding 4Fe-4S dicluster domain-containing protein; protein product: MRGRAMVEKFKRILAKEEYCMGCRLCEVHCVVQHSKSKNILKVFKGEEPRPVSGICFEERGPTSFALQCRHCEDAPCIEACISGAMYRDPVTSKILNNRSKCVGCWMCIMVCPYGVIKPDHEEKKVASKCDLCIDAGFPACVEHCPNEALVLVDYMGKKVSKEGLTDGK
- a CDS encoding ammonium transporter, producing MNMVFGECISYAKDPTGLETLRGNSVMPVDYVWILVCAFLVMFMQTGFAMLEAGFCRAKNVTNLIAKNLIDFVLGSLIFFAFGYALMMGDDWYGLIGIKGWFMLGDYYDVSKYLNMFWMLVFCATAATIVSGAVAERLKFSAYLIYTIVVSSIIYPIYGHWVWGGGWLSKLPFGLGVLDFAGSGVVHALGGLVGLAGTIVLGPRYGKYKNGVPQAIPGHSVSLAALGVFILWFGWFGFNPGSTYSAHHLRISVIAVNTNLAAAAGGLAALIVSYLKTKKWDITMALNGVIAGLVAITAPCAWVEGWASVLIGIIAGVLMYASVKCLDNWGIDDPVGAVSVHGVCGLWGFLSVGIFADGTYGVYSIEPPYVTGLLYGGWGQLLSQLIGAVVLFVWAFGMGYVLFKLMDKAFGIRVSPEEELKGLDVYEHGIPAYPDFYSRV